A part of Haliotis asinina isolate JCU_RB_2024 chromosome 10, JCU_Hal_asi_v2, whole genome shotgun sequence genomic DNA contains:
- the LOC137254685 gene encoding GTP-binding protein 4-like, producing MSHYNFKKLTVVPSSKDFVDIVLSKTQRKTPTVIHKNYKISRIRQFYMRKVKFAQQTFHDKLSMILTEFPKLEDIHPFYADLMNVLYDKDHYKLALGQMNTARHLIDNVSKDYVRLMKYGDTLYRCKQLKKAALGRMCTIMKRQKQSLEYLEQVRQHLSRLPSIDPNTRTLLICGFPNVGKSSFINKITRADVEVQPYAFTTKSLYVGHTDYKYLRWQVLDTPGILDHSLEDRNTIEMQAITALAHIRAAVLYVMDLSEQCGHSIQEQVSLFNNIKPLFANKPLLVIANKIDVVRLEELDASKKKFFDEFESESIPVLSMSTLTEEGVMDVRAEACERLLAHRVETKLKTKKVADIANRLRVAYPSQRDSKERPPFIPESVLKKRAEMDTDSKKKKKLLREVELEMDDEYILDLRREWDLQKEEEKYDVLPEIWEGHNVADFIDPDIMEKLDALEKEEELREAAGFYASDESEEDEEMMDIREKASRIREKKGIMMLESQEQRGANRSRLPRTGKKVDKSRLESEMEALGVVIENKSETHYARSKTRSASRKPLKRKRDESEDPSRSRSRSRARDLSGVRDAAMVNKIRKIARKAQKPMAHQAKKGEGDRVILNMMPKHLYSGKRKMGKTSHR from the exons GACTTTGTTGACATCGTCCTTTCGAAGACCCAGAGAAAAACACCAACTGTTATTCACAAGAATTACAAAATCTCACGGATACGGCAGTTTTACATGCGGAAAGTGAAGTTTGCCCAACAAACTTTTCATGATAAGCTGTCCATGATCCTTACAGAATTTCCCAAACTTGAG GACATCCATCCCTTCTATGCCGACTTGATGAATGTGTTGTATGACAAGGACCACTACAAGCTAGCCCTGGGACAGATGAACACAGCTCGACATCTCATCGATAA TGTTTCAAAGGACTACGTCCGGCTCATGAAGTATGGTGACACTTTGTACAGATGTAAGCAGCTGAAGAAGGCTGCTTTAGGAAG aaTGTGCACCATCATGAAGCGACAGAAGCAGAGTCTGGAGTACCTGGAGCAGGTGAGGCAGCATCTGTCTCGACTCCCCTCCATCGACCCCAACACTCGCACCCTCCTCATCTGTGGCTTTCCCAACGTAGGCAAGTCCAGCTTCATCAACAAG ATAACGAGAGCTGATGTGGAAGTCCAGCCCTATGCCTTCACGACCAAGTCCTTGTATGTGGGTCACACTGACTACAAGTACCTCCGCTGGCAG GTGCTGGACACACCTGGTATCTTGGACCACTCCCTGGAAGACAGGAACACCATTGAGATGCAGGCCATCACTGCCCTCGCCCACATCCGCGCCGCTGTCCTGTATGTGATGGACCTCTCTGAGCAGTGTGGACACTCCATACAGGAGCAG GTGTCCCTCTTCAACAACATCAAGCCTTTGTTTGCCAACAAGCCACTGCTGGTGATAGCAAATAAGATTGATGTAGTTAGACTGGAAGAATTGGATGCCTCTAAGAAG AAATTCTTCGATGAGTTTGAGAGCGAGTCTATCCCTGTGCTGTCCATGAGCACGCTGACGGAGGAGGGGGTGATGGATGTCCGGGCAGAG GCATGTGAGAGACTGTTGGCTCACCGTGTAGAAACAAAACTGAAGACCAAGAAAGTTGCTGATATTGCCAACAGACTGCGAGTGGCTTACCCCTCACAGAGAGACAGCAAG gaGCGTCCACCTTTCATTCCTGAATCAGTTTTAAAGAAGAGAGCAGAAATGGATACTGATtctaaaaagaagaaaaagctG CTGCGAGAGGTTGAGCTTGAAATGGACGATGAGTACATTCTAGATTTGAGAA GGGAGTGGGACTTGCAGAAAGAGGAGGAAAAGTATGATGTGTTGCCGGAGATCTGGGAGGGACACAACGTTGCTGACTTCATCGACCCAGACATCATGGAG AAGCTGGATGCCCTGGAGAAGGAGGAGGAGCTGAGAGAGGCTGCCGGTTTCTACGCCAGCGACGAGAGTGAAGAAGATGAGGAGATGATGGATATTCGAGAGAAAGCCAGCAG GATTCGAGAGAAGAAGGGCATCATGATGCTGGAGTCCCAGGAACAGAGGGGTGCCAACAGGTCCCGACTTCCCCGCACAGGGAAGAAGGTGGACAAGAGCCGTCTGGAGTCGGAGATGGAGGCACTTGGGGTCGTGATTGAAAACAAATCAGAG ACACATTATGCCCGCAGCAAAACAAGAAGTGCTAGCCGTAAACCCCTCAAGAGGAAACGAGATGAATCTGAAGATCCAAGCAGAagtaggtcaaggtcaagggcGCGAGATCTGTCTGGTGTCAGAGATGCAGCG ATGGTCAACAAGATTCGCAAGATAGCCAGGAAGGCCCAGAAACCCATGGCCCACCAGGCCAAGAAGGGAGAAGGAGACAGAGTCATCCTCAACATGATGCCCAAACATCTGTATTCAGGCAAACGCAAGATGGGCAAGACTAGCCACAGATAA